TGTCAATCGCGATAGTGCAGGAACACCCATCTGGCGGGTACGAGGCGATCAAGCTCACCCCTCCAGCAAAGGACAAGTTTGTGTCAAAGGAGCAACAGTCGCTGGTGCATTAGATAAAGACCGATTGCGCTATCCGATGATGCGAGATTCCCTCGACCAACCGTTTCGCCAGGTCACATGGGAGGAAGCGTTACAACGGATGGTGAGGGAACTTAAGACAGTACATGCCAATCAAGGGCCAGATGCCATTTGTATGTATGGATCTGGGCAGTTTCAGACGGAAGATTATTACATTGCTCAAAAATTACTGAAAGGGTGCCTAGGCACTAATAATTTTGATGCCAATTCTCGTCTGTGCATGTCTTCAGCCGTGGCTGGGTATATCCAAAGTTTTGGCTCTGATGGTCCACCGGCTTGCTACGACGACTTAGAGCTGACGGACTGTGCCTTTTTAATTGGAACGAATACAGCAGAATGTCATCCGATCGTTTTTAATCGGTTGCTCAAGCATCACAAGAAAAATCGCCACGTCAAAATGATTGTGGTTGACCCGAGGCGCACTAAAACTGCAGAAAAGGCCGATTTACATCTGGCGATTAAACCCGGTACCGATATTAATTTGCTCAATGGCATTGCCCATTTGCTGATGCGGTGGGGCAAGTTTGACTCTTTATTTATTGATGAGTGTACGTCGGGCTTCGCCAGTTTTGCTGGCGTTATTAGCCAATATCCACCGGAATTAGTTGCCCGAGACTGTGGCATTCGCGTTGATGAACTGGAAAAAGCAGCGCGTTACTGGAGCGAATCCCAGCGAGTTCTCTCCTTATGGTCCATGGGCATTAATCAATCTTCAGAAGGAACGGCCAAATGTCGCACCATCATCAATTTGCATTTGATGACGGGCACTATCGGTAAACCTGGCTGTGGACCGTTTTCTTTAACCGGGCAACCCAATGCCATGGGAGGCCGAGAAGCGGGGGGCTTGGCTCATATTCTGCCCGGATACCGGGTCGTTAAAAATCCCCAACATCGACAAGAAGTGGAGCAAGCTTGGCAACGCCCCCCAGGCAGTATCTCTTCTCAGCCCGGTTTAGCCGCTTGGGATATGATTTTGGGACTAGAAAATCAAAATGTGGGCTTTTTCTGGGTGGCAGCCACCAATCCTGCCGTTAGTATGCCGGATATTAAGCGCACTAAAGCTGCTTTACTCAAATCCCGGTTTACGATCTGTCAGGATGCTTACTATCCAACCGAAATGGCCGACTATGCCCATGTTCTTCTCCCCGCAGCTCAGTGGGGTGAAAAAACAGGGATTATGACCAATTCTGAGCGGGTGGTGAACTACTGCCCGGCCTTTCGAGATCCAGTAGGAGAAGCCCGAGCGGACTGGGAAATTTTTGCCGAAGTCGGGCGACGCTTAGGATTTGAAAAGGAGTTTGCCTTTGCCAATTCCGCTGAGGTCTATGCCGAATTTGTGCAACTAACCCGCGATCGCATCTGCGATATGAGCGGCCTCAGCCATGATCTGCTGAAAAACGGCCCTATTCAATGGCCCTTCCCCGCTTGTGCCCTAGGGGATACCATCGATGCCACCGCAACGGGTAAACGCCTCTATACCAATCACCGATTTCCCACCGAAGATGGCCGGGCTAAGTTCGCAGCGTTTCATGCTAAAGGATTAGCCGAAGCCCCCGATCCGAACTATCCGTTTGTGCTGACCACAGGTCGACTCTATGGCCATTGGCACACCCAAAGCCGTACGGGACGGATTGAGAAAGTGGCGGGGCTGCATCCCAATCCCTTTGTCGAGATCCATCCTCGGGATGCAGCCCGCATTGGTATTCAGGACGGGGAAGTATTGGAGGTGCGATCGCGCCGAGGTTTCGCCCGCGTCCCCACCAAAATTACGAAAGCGATTGCGCCTGGCACCGTCTTTATCCCTATGCATTGGGGAGCCTTATGGGCAAAACATGCTGAGGTGAATGCACTAACCCATCCAGAAGTCTGCCCCATTTCCTTAGAACCTGAGTTAAAAGCCTGTGCCGTACAGCTGATCCCGACTAAAAATTTATCTATCGACTCTGACAAAGATACTTCTGATCAACTGGCTTCCTCTCTAGTCACTCCTTCTCATTCTTAGAACAATACATCTAAGATATTTGCAGAAATTTTTTGCATCTGAGGGCTTGAGCATCCATCAGGAAAGAGCCAACCATCATCCTACCCAGACAGCTTGTGTCGTTCCCTAGATAGCGGCTGTTCAATTACCCTCGTTGACCCTGTGTTCTCAACGGAACTGATTGCTATGATCAGAACGACGGTTTGGCTTTTGGGAGGAAAAACTCGCAAAGTCAGCGACTTACGGTTTGAACATTCAGCGTTGAAGGATATGGGTTGAGGATGAAGATTCAGGCAATTGAGACAGTGGCGACCGGCTGGTCAGGCGATTATTTAGGCATTGGTTTTTTCGAAGATTCCGCAGCAATAGACGCTGGTTTAACCCAGCTAGACTCATCCCTCCGAGACATTCTCCAAGATCTGGTGAGCGAAACTGAATTTCAAGGCAAAGTGGGAGAACAGCCCTGGACTCGAATCGCAGGACTCGGCTCTATCCGTAAAGTTATGCTGATCGGCCTTGGCTCTCAAGAAGCATTCACATTAGACAGTCTTCGCCAAGCTGCCGCCGCCTTTGCCAAAGCTGCTCAAAAACAGAAAGCTGCCTCTGCAGGTCTGCAGTTGCCCTTATGGCACGATGATGCCCCAGCTTCCACTCAAGCTATGGCCGAAGGGGTTGAACTTGCCTTACATCAAGACATTCGCTTTAAGTCTGATCCTGATGCGAAAAAGCCTGGCGAATTCCCGCAAGAGGTTCATGTGTTAGGTCTTGCCAATCAAGCTGCCGCTATTGAAAAAGCCCAACAGATTTGTGCAGGGGTTATTCTCACCCGTGAACTTGTGGCAGCCCCAGCCAACGTGGTCACTCCCAGTGCTTTAGCAGAAACTGCAGCCCAAATTGCTGAGGACCACGGTTTGACCCTAGAAGTTCTAGAGCGAGAAGAATGCGAAGCCCAAGGCATGGGTGCTTTTCTGGGCGTTTCACTCGCATCTGAGCTGCCTCCCAAATTTATCCACCTGACCTACAAGCCCAGCGGCACCCCTCGTCGCAAACTCGCCATTGTAGGTAAAGGGGTTACGTTTGACTCCGGTGGCCTCAACCTCAAAGTTGGGGGCAGCGGCATCGAAACCATGAAAATGGATATGGCAGGGTCTGGTGCGACGTTAGGAGCTGCCAAAGCCATTGGTCAACTCAAGCCTGATGTGGAAGTTCATTTCATCGTCGCAGCAGCCGAGAATATGATTAGCGGCCATGCCCTCCATCCTGGCGATATCCTGACTGCATCCAATGGCAAAACCATCGAGATCAACAATACTGATGCGGAAGGGCGGCTCACCCTTGCCGATGCTTTAGTCTTTGCGGAAAAGCAAGGCGTCGATGCCATTGTTGACTTGGCTACCTTAACCGGAGCCTGCATCGTCGCCTTAGGCAATGATATTGCGGGCATGTGGACCCCAGAAGATAGCTTGGCAGAAGAATTGAATCAAGCGTCTGAACAGGCGGGAGAAAAGTTTTGGCGGATGCCCTTAGAAGAGAAATATTTTGAAGGACTGAAATCTCCCATCGCCGATATGAAAAACACTGGACCTCGTCCTGGAGGTTCCATTACCGCCGCTTTATTTCTCAAACAATATATTGAGAACACACCCTGGGCTCACTTAGATGTGGCAGGCCCCGTCTGGACAGAAAAAGAGAACGGTTATCTCAATGTGGGTGCAACAGGGTTTGCAGTCCGAACTCTAGTCAATTGGGTAATGGGTTGATGGCCTTCCTCTATCGATAGAAGCCACTTCGGCAAAATCCAAATCCACCTCACGCCACACCTCGAACAGGTCTTAGCGGCCTATTGCACACTGCTCATCTCGACCATTTAGCCGTTGAGCCCTGTCCAGGAAACTCCACTTACTTCTGGCTGAAACACCAACACGCAGTAGCTTTACCATGCAGAGCTACCTGATATGCAGCTACTTTCTTAATCTGAACGGGCTGCTCTCTGCTTTTCATAGGTGATCCGCTAACTGTTCTCAGCGTCCAAATATGTGATGCTTTTACCATCTACCCTCTTCTAGCCTATATCTGTTATGAGTGATTCCACCCTGACCCCTGAACAACTTCTGCACCAACTCCAATGGCGCTACGCCACCAAAAAATTTGACCCCACCCAAAAAATTCCCACAGCCACTTGGGAGGCCCTGGAACAAAGTTTAGTGCTCACCCCGTCCTCTTTTGGACTCCAACCCTGGAAATTTTTGGTCGTTCAAAACTCACAAATTCGCCAGCAACTCCTGGAATATTCTTTCGGCCAAACTCAAGTCGTGGACGCCTCTCATCTAGTCGTCTTAACCATTAAAAAAGCAACCAATGCCGACGATGTCGATCGCTATATGCAGCGCACTGCAGAAGTCCGTCAAGTCGACATCGACTCTTTAACGGGCTTTGCCAATGTCATTAAAAACTTTTTAGCCAATCCCCATAACCCTGACTTTGATCCAGATGAATGGGCAACCCGGCAGGTTTATATTGCCTTAGGCCAACTCATGACCAGTGCTGCAGTCCTTGGCATTGATGCTTGCCCTATGGAAGGCATTATCCCTGCCAAATATGATGAAGTCTTAGGCCTGACAGACACGGAATACAAAGCAGTCCTAGCCTGTCCTGTAGGATATCGTCATCCCGAAGATAAATATGCCGCTCTTCCTAAAATCAGATATGAGCAACAAGAGATCGTGACTCATATTGCCTAAGGCATAAATCATTACGGCGTAGGGTTCGATTTAGATATCTCACCCCTCTAGGTTATTAACCCCCTAGAAATGTCTAGACTAAGATGAGAAAAACATCTATAGGGGTTTCCGCCATGGCTTTAGAACCCTGCCGAGTCTGCGGTACGTTGAATAGTACGGAAACAGAAATTTGCCTCAGCTGTGAATTTCCCACCAAAGGTCGTCGCCGCCCTGCTATTTTCCAATGGGCTGCGATTGGCTTGTTTGTGCTATTCACCATTCCCGTCATCATGACGGTGATGAATCAGTTTAAACCCAAGCCCCAGACTCCAGCTCCCCAGCCTGTCTCCCTTCGCCACCCTCGATAACGTTTGATGATGACCAACCTGAAATTACCCCGTCGCCGCCTGTTACAAATGGCAGGGGGCTTAGCATTAACATTACTATGGCCGCACCAAGCCTATGGTCAAACCGGACGACAAATACGAGATCTGGCCAAAGCTGTCACGGTTTTGGTCTCTCCCCAAAGCAGTTCTGGGTCAGGGGTCCTGATCAAGCGGGAAGGGAATAGCTATTACGTGCTCACTGCCAAGCATGTTATTGAGTCTACCCGTGCGGGGGAAGAGGCAGATGTGATTACAGCGGATGGCCAGTCTCACGCCATCAATACCCAAGCCATCCTATATCTTTCTGGGGTAGATTTAGCCTTGATTCGCTTCGATAGCGATCGCAACTATCCGGTCGCCACCCTGGGTAACTCAGAATCCATCTCCGAAACTGATACCGTTTACATCGCTGGATTTCCCCTACCGGGCCAAGCCATCACTTCATCCACCTTTACGATTACAAAGGGTGCCATTACTGGCAAAGGTCAGTACCAACGGGGATACGGTTTAATTTATGACAACGTCACCCAACCGGGGATGAGTGGTGGCCCCATTCTCACTGCAACGGGTCAAGTGATTGGCATTCACGGATTAGCAGAGGGTGAACGGGTGCAAGGGGTAGCCATCAAAGCAGGCTTGAACTTAGGCGTACCTATCAATACGATTTTAGATCTCACCCCGCTAGCCCTTAAACAAACGCCTAAGGCTGATTCATCGCCAACACCTATTACCTCTACTAGTGATGCAGAACAAACCTTTCGTGCCTTTCTAGATCAGCATTATGCGGCAATGGCTCCCTTGGTTGAAACGCGGGATGCCGCTCGGCTCTTTAACTACCTGCCCATCGATAAAGAACGCTTTCGCTACACCCAACATACAGGGGTGGTCCAAAACTACAACGATCGAGTGGCTGGGGCCTCTAAGTTCTTTGCAAAAAAATCGACTCGAGAAAAATGGAAGCTCTCTTACGAAATTACTGATTTGCAAATGCCCACGGCTGATCAGGCCATTGTGTCTCATATTGAAACGGTGAAATGGTCTTTCTGGCCAGGAATACCCCGAGGAGTGTTTCGTCGCCGTGAAATAATTTCCTGGGAGCGCATCAATGGTCAATGGAAAATTGTCTCAGTGGAAGAAGGGGAAAGGCTATAGCGTTGGCATCACTGGACATTAACGCTCACAACTCACGGATTTTGGTGCAAGAAACCCCATATATTGCCCTCCATGTGATGAAAGTCCTAGCCATCGCCTAGCCAAAATAGCCAAAATGGATAAGATGATTTGATGGCAATGATCGCCAGACTTACACTGTTGTAGCTGGGCATTCAGTCATTGTTGTCGCTAAAGATTGAGCCATTTTTCAAACTTTCCCAACATCTTCCGTAGCGACTTCATCTCGACCAATTTATATGCTTTGGCCACAGAAACCACCCGTCTTTCCCGCTCATGATCCTCTTGCCACTCTCGATGCAGCTGGGTGACCACCAAGGGAAACACTTGCACCGTACAGGTACTCCCCCATTTTTGATGAGCATAGGTGCCTAAGGGTTCAGTCGCAATCAAGCCTTCAATCCCCGCTTCTTCCCAGGCTTCTTTCGCTGCAGAATCCCAAGCCGTCAGATCCGGTTCAATTTCTCCTTTAGGGATAATCCACCGACTTCGCTTACGGGATGTAATTAAGATCACCTTCAAACCATCCGGCTGAATCAGGTAAGGCAAGGCAGCAGAGTGCTGATAGCGCCCCTCGACTGGTGTCATAACAGGTTATTTACAAGGTATAAGATGATCGACCGTTGTCTAAGAGCGTAGCGAGAACTATCCTCTTTGCCAACTTTTTCACCAATCTTTGAGACCGTTCGTCATCTTTTCCTGCAGCAGCGCCACCGCCATTTGTCCATCGACCGGTTTCGAGAACAAATGACCTTGCGCTTCTTGGCAGCCCATATCTAGCAGAAAGCGCCGCTGTACCGGAGTTTCAACGCCTTCAGCCGTCACACTGAGCCCCAAATCATGGGCTAACTCAATGATAGAGCGCACTAGATCGAGATTCTCCACATCCATCCGTTTAATAAAAGACCGATCAATCTTTAACGTATCCACCGGTAATTGCTGCAAATATTGCAAAGATGCATAGCCTGTCCCAAAATCATCGATACAGAGGCTAACCCCCATATTTTTGAGCTGATGAAGTGTATCGATCGCCGCTTGGTCTCGACTAAACAACACACTCTCCGTAATTTCAATCATGAGCTGCTGCGGAGAAATGCGGGTTTCCAGCAACACTTGTCGGACTTGCGACACTAAATCGGGTTGATCGAATTGCTTCGCCGAAAAATTGACGCTCACCGCAAGAGGTTCTTCCGTAAATCGGCGCCACTGCTGAATGCGAAAACAGGCCTCTTTCAACATCCACTGATCGATCTCAAAAATCAGCCCCGTTTCTTCAGCAATTGGAATGAACTCCATGGGAGACACCATGCCCAGTTTGGGATGCATCCATCGAACTAAGGCTTCAAATCCAATAATTCTTTGATCGGCTAAACAAACAATCGGCTGAAAAAATAAATTGAGTTCCTGCTCGCGCAGCGCTCGCTTCAGATCATTTTCAAGCTGCAGCAGTCGTACAGCTCGTGCATGCATGGTGGGATCAAACACCACGTAATTGGCCCGCCCCAACCCTTTGGCATAACTGACCGCTGTATTGGCATCCCGGAGTAAATCTTCAGCTCGGTCATACTCCATCAGGGTCAAAGCAATCCCCACACTAGCCGTTATGTACAATTCTTGGCCACTCAACCGAAATGGGGTTTGGAACTCTGCCGAAATTTGGTTGGCAGCCAAGATTGCAGTACTCGTCGCATCAATTTCATCTAACAGAATGATGAACTCATCACCACTCAAACGGGCAAAAATATCAAATTCATCCAAGCAATTTTTTAAGCGCCAAGCAATGGCGATCAGCAGTTGATCCCCAGCCAAACGGCCAAAACTATCATTAATACTTTGAAAACGGTCAATATTGACGATCAAAATGGCAAAGTGATAGCTCTTTTTGCGCTTAAACCGTTCAAAGGCATGGGCAAGCTGAATCAGAAAATAGGTTTGATTGGGCAGCCCCGTCAAGGCATCATAAAACGTCGTTTTGAGAATGCTTTCGCTCGTTTGTTTCCGCTCTTCAATAAAATCTAATGTGCTTTCCCGCGCTTTTTGAATAAAGGAGAGGAGTTCAATATATTCCCCCTCTGAGGCTTTAATCAGGAGGATTTTCTGAGATCCTAAATTGAGGGCTGCCGCCTCCAAATGAATCTCTTGGTCTCGATGATCGGTTTCACACCACATGCCCGACTTATACTGACCCGGCTGATTGTCATGCCAAAACTCCATCGCATCCACCAGAAAGTTAGCCAGAAAAGGCAATTTTCTTTCGATCCAAGCCACATCTAAGGTGAGTTGGACCTGGGGATAGAGTTTAGTGAACCAGGATGGCGTTGTTCCTACAATCGTTAAGGAATGCTCATTAACCCGCTCTAAAATCAAAATATCTAAAGCAGAGAGTACATTTGCAGGGAGCGATACCGTCATTGCATTGGGTGATAAGAATATAAGCTCGGGCTGTTCGTTAGAGAATGTTCAGAATGAGACATCGGTCGAAAAGACTTCTGCCTTTTATCTAGCCCATCAAAGGTCAGTTTGTCGATGATCAAGGTCCCACCTTCAGAATTCTCATTTAAATTCACCGCCATATCCATCGGCTGGCCCATCACCGTTAAGGTTTTGCCGAATCCCACCTGTAGGAGTCCGATAGTAACGATTCCCGTTGTCGCCACTAGGGCGCATTGAGCCGTTGGGCCAATGGGGGGCTGACGTTCCTCAAATAGTTGGAGAATACGTACACTCGCATCTATCGCTTGCATCGAGGGGCTACGAGTGGAGGGCAATACGCCAAATACCGCCACAATAGAGTTGCCAATACTTTGATGAATCAAACCGCCTTCATCCAAGATGGAAGGGGAAATGGCGGATAGGTATGCATCTAAGATTTTAAGGGGATTAGAGGTAACCGTGTTATCGTCTAGGCCCTCGATGTTACAACATTTTACGACTAAAATACTGAGGGATTTTTGCTCGCCGGCCGGCCGAATATCGAGAAAGTTTTCTGCCACAATCTCTGATTGCATCAAATGCCCGATGGAGCGAGCCTGTTTCCGCCGCAGCAGACTGAGATCATTCACTTTTTGTTGAATCAGAACATGCTCTTCATTTTCAGAGGTGGCATCAAAGAGAATGACCCAATCATGCTGGTCTTCTACAAAAAGATGCACTTCGGCAATAATATCTTGGTCTAGCTGCAGGAAGGGAATGTGCATCGCCGCTTCTTGCAAAGGCAATAAACCCGCTAAGAAGAAAATTTGCTCATCAATCGACTGGTGTAGCTTTAAAGGAGCTAAACCATACCGCTCACAAGCCCCACCAAAAGCCAGTAAATCACCTGTTTTAGTGACTTGTAAATAGGCCGGAAAGCGATCTCGAACGATTGTAGAACAAAGGAATGTCACAATCGGTTGTGGGAGATTTAACATGGGTAACTAAATCATCATTTGCGCCAATTTTATAAAGCACTCTTCTACCCCTAATCCAGTCCTTGCACTCCCAAGACAGTAAGTCCATTGCCGTTGGGATAATTCTTCGAGATCGTCCTCTCCGATTTCCCAATCTTGGCTTAGATCATACTTATTGAAAATTGTAATAAATGGCACTTTGCCAATAGTGTCTTCCACTTTAGTTTGTAATTGGAAGACTGTTCCTAATGTATCTCGTCGAGTACCATCTACCACCAAAATATAGGCGGCTGATCCTCGCAAATACGACATTCGAATTTTTTGAAATTCATCTTCACCATGAATATCCCATAGAATTAAATTTAATTCTTGCCCAGCAACCGCCACACTTTTTTTATCAATTTTGACGCCAACTGTCGTTTGATATTTATCAGAATAAATACCTTGAACATATCGAGCGACAAGGCTCGTTTTCCCAGTCGCAAATGCACCGATCATACAAATCTTTTTCTGGAGCATAAGCTATCAATCAGCGTCCGATGGTTGAACAAAAATAACTTTAAAAGTAACCTTGCGATTGGATTTAGAGATTTTAGCTGAATCTAACTTTTCTACTGCAGGAGGCTCAACACTCACTACCTGAAAAAGGTTTTTATCAATGCCCTGTTTGGATAGCAGGGAAATAATCGCCTTAGCACGAGTTTCCCGGACATAGAGATTGATCAACTCAGATCCACTAGTATCGGTATGCCCTTCAACGAGAACAGCAACGGTTTGGTTGATGGTTTTAGCTGTTTTAGCCAGTTTTTTAATGTCTTCAGCCACGGTTTTAAGCTTGACATCTTGTTGAGGGACCAACTGAGCATTTTGGGTAAAGAAGATGGTGTGAGCCTCAAGTTTGGCCTTAATGTCGGCAAGAGCACCTGCTTCGACAGGCACAATTTGTTGAGTGTTGAATTGGGTCACATTAGGCAATCGCAAGGCTAGCTGTTTTGCTTCCGTGATCCAGGATTGCGGAGCAGTCCCTGAGGCTTGAATCGCCCCATTAGCATCAACTTTCAGCTCAACTGTTTCTGGGGGCTGCAACAGCGATATCACTCTGGATTCAATAAATTCAGTATCGAAGGATAGATAAGGTTCCCAACTAAAAGCAACCTTGTTTGGATCTAGATCTGTCTTTGATATCAAATCAGTGGGCTTAGACGCCAGGGGATCTTTCAGGCCAGATATCACATATTTACCGTTCTGTTTTTTGGTTTGCAAGACGACGATACCGGATTCCCGATTCAGTTGATCGACAAAGCTTTGAACTTGGTTTCGCTCATAGTTAGACAAAAAGCCCCAGACCCCTAATCCTAAAATGAGAATTCCAGCTGCTCCGCCAATCCATTTCAACGGAGAAGAGCGCTTCTTTTTCGTTTGATATTGGGACTGTAAACATTCTTCTAGATAAGGCTGGCTCGGTTCAAAGGCACTGCTATCCCCCTGAAATTCGTGAAGCTGACGCTCTTGGACTAGGTGAATTCGCTCCAGAGCATTTTCCATCATTTGCCGCAGTTTGCCAGGTGGGTTACCCCGTATAACACAAGCAATAATGGCTTGGGGACCTTCATTCACCCAAATGGTTAATTCTCCGACTTGCAAACTCCCTAAGGCTTCGTCACTGACGCTAAATGAGTCGCGAACAAAATCTTGAATCGCGGTGAACATGGCAGAGACTAAATCTGCATCCTGAGCAGCAGCCGTTGCGGCGGCAAGATGCTGTAAAACTAAGCCTGAGGATTTATGGATAAGAAAAACTTGTTCGACCTGATAGACAAGGGTACGCAACAACAAGACTTCAGCAAAAGATTTCCCTGTACGCCAGGCTTCAAAGCGCCAACTTAAACTTTGAGGAGAGAGGCTATGTTCTAGACTCTGGTTCAGGGAGTCGGTTAGATTCTGGATTGCCGCTGCGATCGCTTTCCGTATCGCTGGTCCCATAATCGGGAACAGGGCTTCAGAGAGAATATTTTGATCGGTATTCACAGACGATTTAATCGCATGCTCCACCGTTGGCATCACAGCTTCAGATACAGTCTCATCACTCGTTTTAAGGGTGAGTTGGATCGCTTCGGGTAAAACCCGACTCACGTCTTCCGATCGCAACTGGGCATTCTCGAATCGTCCTTTCAGATCTGGCCCAATTAGCAAACTTCGCAGCTCATTCAATTCGTTAGCTTGACCAGGTTCTTCTGGATAAGCAGCATCCCGATTGGCATTAGTAGGTAAATTACTCATTGAATATAGAACTGCAAAGATTAGATGGGCTGACAGAGCATTCGCATCAGATCTGCCACCATTATTGATATTGCTATAGTAAAGGCCACAACGATAAACAACTTGAAGATTTATTGCATAGCATCCAGGCTCGCCTGCTAATACGTCCGACAAACCCCGCAAGATGCACGGACCATCATCCTATAACCTATGAATTTGAGCGAATATTCAGGGCTAATTGGCTAAAGAGATCCGCTAATTGATCACGGTCTTGAGCATCAACCGACTGAAGAGACTGAACTTCACGTTCTAATAAAGCTTTCAGTTCAGCATGCCTATGGTTAAAGTCTGTCCCCAAAGAGGTGACTTTTTCCTCCAAAGTAGACAGGATACTCAGTCGTTGCCGCTCAACTTCTTCACCCAGTTCTCTAACCTGACCATTGACCGTTGATATCCCACTTTGATAAGTCGCTTCTAGATCCGATACAGACGTAGTTTGAGACGCATGATTGGATTGCACAATCTGGGCCAAGGTTTGCAAATCATTGCGAATCGCTGTTTCTAGGGCTTGCAGCTGTTGATCCATTTGTTCTCGGATGTCAGCACATTCTTGATTCAGTCGATTTTCGAGCTGGTCAAGCTTTTGTTCCTGGCTATGTACCTGCTGTCCAAATAACAAATCCCTAATCTTATTGAGGGTATTCAGATCAACCTCTTCATTGGGAGAAGCATTGACCAATACAGCCTCATTTGCATGCTGATCACCCTCCACTGGCTGCTCAGAAGATGATGTTGCTAAAGCTGAAGTTATCTGATCATTAGAGATGGTCATGGCCACATTGCGGTAGTTTACGACTTGATTGAGCCAGTCATGTTCACGGCTTGAGTGGCATTACTGCACTATGCACTAGCCATAGATTTCCCTACGTTAGCCTAGATCTTAGCATTGCTTTACAGAACATGACTGGATCCACATGCCATCTCCCGCGACTAGCGTTCATCCAGGGTCAATTTAACCCATGCAATGCAGTTAAGTCACTCGGCGACCAGCACTAGATGATAGCGATAGAGGGCCACCGGTTGATTCAGGGCTTGAAAATAGTTGGGATCTTGAGGGGATAAGTAGATCGCCGTCACTTGATCCGCATCGATTTGGGCCGGACTGGTGTTGATATAGCGATACGACGTCGTATTTTCGACTTGGTTGAGATAAATTTGGGAGCTGCTGCGGAACTCTTGCTGAAACAGTTCACTCGCAATCCAGGTATCGTTCTTAGTATCAAGCTCAGTGGTGCGATCGCTAATGGTCGATACGAGCTGTCGCCCCTGATCGAGCACCGTCGTTTGGCGATTGGGAAAGCGAGGATCAACCTTCACCGTTTGCACAGCCTCCTCACCAAGGTAAGCAGCAGCTAAACTCCGGCCATTGAATGCTAAGTCAGCAATCACCGAAGGTTTACGAGATAACAACTCCCAAGGGGATGCATTGGCCAGCACTTTTGCCTTTAAAGGCGTCCGTTCTTCAACAAAGCGCACCGCAAAGGTCACCGGCTGATCCAGCAAACGCTCATTATCAGCATAGCCGGGGGTCACTAAGTCAGGCGCTAAGGGAGCCGCTAGATCCACGAGGGTACTGGTGACCTGCCAATCTCCTAAAAACCAGTCTGGATAGATCAAGTCTCCAGACGCCGGTTTCAGCACCGGTTTTCCTTGCCAATCGGGAAAGGCCGCT
The genomic region above belongs to Acaryochloris sp. CCMEE 5410 and contains:
- a CDS encoding molybdopterin oxidoreductase family protein, translating into MTNPVKTLCPYCGVGCGLEVLPPALPGKPVNRDSAGTPIWRVRGDQAHPSSKGQVCVKGATVAGALDKDRLRYPMMRDSLDQPFRQVTWEEALQRMVRELKTVHANQGPDAICMYGSGQFQTEDYYIAQKLLKGCLGTNNFDANSRLCMSSAVAGYIQSFGSDGPPACYDDLELTDCAFLIGTNTAECHPIVFNRLLKHHKKNRHVKMIVVDPRRTKTAEKADLHLAIKPGTDINLLNGIAHLLMRWGKFDSLFIDECTSGFASFAGVISQYPPELVARDCGIRVDELEKAARYWSESQRVLSLWSMGINQSSEGTAKCRTIINLHLMTGTIGKPGCGPFSLTGQPNAMGGREAGGLAHILPGYRVVKNPQHRQEVEQAWQRPPGSISSQPGLAAWDMILGLENQNVGFFWVAATNPAVSMPDIKRTKAALLKSRFTICQDAYYPTEMADYAHVLLPAAQWGEKTGIMTNSERVVNYCPAFRDPVGEARADWEIFAEVGRRLGFEKEFAFANSAEVYAEFVQLTRDRICDMSGLSHDLLKNGPIQWPFPACALGDTIDATATGKRLYTNHRFPTEDGRAKFAAFHAKGLAEAPDPNYPFVLTTGRLYGHWHTQSRTGRIEKVAGLHPNPFVEIHPRDAARIGIQDGEVLEVRSRRGFARVPTKITKAIAPGTVFIPMHWGALWAKHAEVNALTHPEVCPISLEPELKACAVQLIPTKNLSIDSDKDTSDQLASSLVTPSHS
- a CDS encoding leucyl aminopeptidase, which translates into the protein MKIQAIETVATGWSGDYLGIGFFEDSAAIDAGLTQLDSSLRDILQDLVSETEFQGKVGEQPWTRIAGLGSIRKVMLIGLGSQEAFTLDSLRQAAAAFAKAAQKQKAASAGLQLPLWHDDAPASTQAMAEGVELALHQDIRFKSDPDAKKPGEFPQEVHVLGLANQAAAIEKAQQICAGVILTRELVAAPANVVTPSALAETAAQIAEDHGLTLEVLEREECEAQGMGAFLGVSLASELPPKFIHLTYKPSGTPRRKLAIVGKGVTFDSGGLNLKVGGSGIETMKMDMAGSGATLGAAKAIGQLKPDVEVHFIVAAAENMISGHALHPGDILTASNGKTIEINNTDAEGRLTLADALVFAEKQGVDAIVDLATLTGACIVALGNDIAGMWTPEDSLAEELNQASEQAGEKFWRMPLEEKYFEGLKSPIADMKNTGPRPGGSITAALFLKQYIENTPWAHLDVAGPVWTEKENGYLNVGATGFAVRTLVNWVMG
- a CDS encoding NAD(P)H-dependent oxidoreductase, with amino-acid sequence MSDSTLTPEQLLHQLQWRYATKKFDPTQKIPTATWEALEQSLVLTPSSFGLQPWKFLVVQNSQIRQQLLEYSFGQTQVVDASHLVVLTIKKATNADDVDRYMQRTAEVRQVDIDSLTGFANVIKNFLANPHNPDFDPDEWATRQVYIALGQLMTSAAVLGIDACPMEGIIPAKYDEVLGLTDTEYKAVLACPVGYRHPEDKYAALPKIRYEQQEIVTHIA
- a CDS encoding trypsin-like peptidase domain-containing protein; protein product: MMTNLKLPRRRLLQMAGGLALTLLWPHQAYGQTGRQIRDLAKAVTVLVSPQSSSGSGVLIKREGNSYYVLTAKHVIESTRAGEEADVITADGQSHAINTQAILYLSGVDLALIRFDSDRNYPVATLGNSESISETDTVYIAGFPLPGQAITSSTFTITKGAITGKGQYQRGYGLIYDNVTQPGMSGGPILTATGQVIGIHGLAEGERVQGVAIKAGLNLGVPINTILDLTPLALKQTPKADSSPTPITSTSDAEQTFRAFLDQHYAAMAPLVETRDAARLFNYLPIDKERFRYTQHTGVVQNYNDRVAGASKFFAKKSTREKWKLSYEITDLQMPTADQAIVSHIETVKWSFWPGIPRGVFRRREIISWERINGQWKIVSVEEGERL
- a CDS encoding NUDIX hydrolase; the protein is MTPVEGRYQHSAALPYLIQPDGLKVILITSRKRSRWIIPKGEIEPDLTAWDSAAKEAWEEAGIEGLIATEPLGTYAHQKWGSTCTVQVFPLVVTQLHREWQEDHERERRVVSVAKAYKLVEMKSLRKMLGKFEKWLNL